The Echeneis naucrates chromosome 10, fEcheNa1.1, whole genome shotgun sequence genome has a window encoding:
- the clcf1 gene encoding uncharacterized protein clcf1 → MKRFSGVHQHQLVLLLAVTMAMALDPSHSLASERSSIESTYELTKYLEYQLKEIKDVYLTYLGPPFNEKDFSPPRPNSTALSLPSAATRLELWHGLENQARLAQNQKAYSVLLAAVRELARSTLCPSLKTSLLHFCTGLDGLLGSISALMTTLGYTLPPPSDIGSNVGEQQYSQGGTGSDQPAPLMSHSMHRSRTGTRADFSQRNNQKRSGAKVVRGERQDGISIDPMEKRRGKEGRRAEALTPGGRNGGSREKGQGERRRRGKREEPDSLKWATGEEDRVTVEEEEELKQEGGAERWGMKRRLLSISEDEGQKEAQPEPGIQVSHRGTESSIPPPQPTPTQNSNDNNQYSYSLNSHHPDTFRSEDGFIVEKSVGFMVEAPSSSSTFYDHRRPPRSLFSPTIQPSLSTLSLLYQLGEKHTLLPQPVPLSLQRGTSLLSPALPSLLSSTSSSSSLLPVQPTMNDFARKVEGFWILRELQSWLWRSAKDFNRLKRRLRG, encoded by the exons TGCATCAACACCAGCTCGTCCTGCTGTTGGCTGTTACCATGGCGATGGCCCTAGATCCTTCACACAGCCTGGCCAGTGAGAGGAGCTCAATAGAAAGTACATATGAGCTGACCAAATACCTGGAGTATCAGCTCAAGGAGATCAAAGACGTATAT ctcaccTACCTCGGTCCTCCATTCAACGAGAAGGATTTCTCTCCTCCTCGACCCAACAGCACGGCTCTGTCCCTACCCAGTGCTGCCACCCGTCTGGAGCTGTGGCATGGCCTGGAGAACCAAGCTCGGCTGGCCCAAAACCAGAAGGCCTACTCTGTGCTGCTGGCGGCCGTCAGGGAGCTCGCCCGCTCCacactctgtccctccctcaAAACATCTCTGCTGCACTTCTGCACAGGCCTGGATGGACTGCTGGGCTCGATATCGGCACTGATGACCACTCTCGGTtacacacttcctcctccttctgatATTGGAAGCAATGTTGGGGAGCAGCAGTACTCTCAGGGGGGGACAGGAAGTGACCAACCAGCTCCACTGATGAGCCACAGCATGCACAGGTCCAGAACCGGGACGAGGGCAGACTTCAGTCAGCGTAACAACCAGAAACGCAGTGGGGCGAAAGTGGTCAGAGGAGAGCGGCAGGATGGCATCAGCATCGACCCGATGGAAAAAAGACGAGGTAAAGAGGGCAGGAGAGCCGAGGCACTCACACCTGGAGGAAGGAATGGCGGCTCGAGGGAGAAGGgacaaggagagagaaggagacgCGGGAAAAGGGAAGAGCCTGACAGTCTGAAATGGGCGACCGGCGAAGAAGACAGAGTAACggttgaggaagaggaggaactgaAGCAAGAAGGAGGTGCAGAGAGATGGGGAATGAAAAGACGGTTGTTGAGTATCAGCGAGGATGAAGGGCAAAAGGAGGCGCAGCCTGAACCTGGGATCCAAGTGTcacacagaggcacagaaaGCTCCATCCCCCCTCCACAACCAACGCCTACCCAAAACAGCAATGACAACAATCAGTACAGCTACAGCCTGAACTCGCATCACCCAGACACATTCAGATCAGAGGATGGATTTATTGTAGAAAAAAGCGTTGGGTTCATGGTGGAagctccttcctcttcctctactTTCTACGATCATCGCCGGCCTCCTCGCTCCCTCTTCTCCCCAACCATCCAACCTTCTCTGTccaccctctccctcctctaCCAGCTCGGCGAGAAGCACACTCTTCTTCCCCAGCCCGTTCCTCTGTCTTTACAAAGGGGcacctccctcctttctcctgcGCTGCCTTCGCTgctctcctccacctcatcctcctcttcactccTGCCAGTGCAGCCGACAATGAACGACTTCGCCAGGAAAGTGGAGGGGTTTTGGATATTGCGTGAACTGCAGAGCTGGCTGTGGCGATCTGCTAAGGACTTCAACCGTCTCAAGAGGAGACTCCGAGGCTGA